The genomic region GCGAGCGCAAGCGGGACGAGCGGCAGCCAGGAGATCGCGCCGGCGCGGATCGCCACCTGGAGCGGATCGTGGCGCGCCACCAGCGACTTCGCGGCGAGCGTGTAGATCGCCCAGCACAGGTGGCCGGCCGCCATGACGAGGTCGCCGCCCAGGTGTCCCGCGCGCGGGTCGGCCCCCGCGGAGAGCGAAGGCAGCACGATCAGCAGCGTCCCGGCTGCGCCGAGCCCGCCGGCGAGCAGGTGCGGCGGCCCGAGCCGCTCGCGCAGCACCAGCGCGGCGCCGAGCAGGATCCCGATCGGCTCGAGCGGCGAGAGCAGCGCGCCGTGGGTAGCCGTCGAGAGCGTGAGCCCGATCGCGCCGAGGAGCTGCGGCAGCGCGAACCCCGCCCAGGCGAGCGTGAGCAGGAGCGCCACGTCCCGCCGCGTCCACGGAGCACGGGCGGCCGCTGCGCCGCCGCGCACGCGGGCGCCCCAGACGGCAAGCGCCAGCAGGAACAGCGTGCCCAGGATCTGGCGCGCCACGACGAGGCCGAAGGGCCCCATCCCCTCGAGCGCGAGCTTGGTCACCGCCGGCGTTGCTCCGCCGATCCCCTGCGCCACCCAGATCCAGACCAGGGTCGACCACCGCATCGCCGCACCGTAGCAACGGCCCATCGGCGCTACCCTCGGCCGCGATGGACGCGACGCCGCCGCGCACCGCCTCTCGAGCCGCCGGCTCGGGGCTCGTGCTCGCGATCCTGCTCGGTCTCTCCGGTCTCTCCGGCTGCGCGCGACCCGCCGCCGATCCCTTCGCCGGCGCCGTGATCGTCGACCTCAGCCACGCCTTCGGCGACGACACGATCTTCTGGCCCACCGAGACGGAAGGCTTCGTGCTCGAGCCGGTGTTCCACGGGCGCACCGAGGGCGGCTGGTGGTACGAGGCCAACCGCTTCCGCACCGCGGAGCACGGCGGCACGCATCTCGACGCGCCGGTCCACTTCGGCGAGGGCGGGCACGCGGTGGACGCGATCCCGGTCGCCCAGCTCGCCGGACCCGCCGTGCGGGTCGACGTCTCGGCGGCCTGCGCGGCGGACCCGGACCACGCGCTCACGGTCGCCGAGCTGGCCGCGTTCGAGGCCGTGCACGGCCGGATCCCGGACGGGGCGCTGGTGCTGATCTACACCGGATGGAGCCGGTTCTGGCCCGACCGCGCGCGCTATCTCGGCACCGAGGAGCGTGGGCCCGCA from Deltaproteobacteria bacterium harbors:
- a CDS encoding DMT family transporter — encoded protein: MGRCYGAAMRWSTLVWIWVAQGIGGATPAVTKLALEGMGPFGLVVARQILGTLFLLALAVWGARVRGGAAAARAPWTRRDVALLLTLAWAGFALPQLLGAIGLTLSTATHGALLSPLEPIGILLGAALVLRERLGPPHLLAGGLGAAGTLLIVLPSLSAGADPRAGHLGGDLVMAAGHLCWAIYTLAAKSLVARHDPLQVAIRAGAISWLPLVPLALAEPFDPARALPALGWVLLLAFLATAVATVAWNRALREVSAGTMAIFVFVQPLVGLTIGVLGLGEPVTLASLLGAALIAVGVALATLRGERVTAQPAVQASS
- a CDS encoding cyclase family protein, producing the protein MDATPPRTASRAAGSGLVLAILLGLSGLSGCARPAADPFAGAVIVDLSHAFGDDTIFWPTETEGFVLEPVFHGRTEGGWWYEANRFRTAEHGGTHLDAPVHFGEGGHAVDAIPVAQLAGPAVRVDVSAACAADPDHALTVAELAAFEAVHGRIPDGALVLIYTGWSRFWPDRARYLGTEERGPAATAALRFPGVSAGAARWLAEQRRVRAVGIDTASIDPGVSTRFEAHQALAAAGVPGLENLTGLDRLPARGFSVVALPMKIRGGSGAPLRAIAIVPAPDTR